The genomic DNA TCGCACATCGCACTTTCATCATTCGGGTCAACTAATTTTTCACTAACTCTGCTAAGCTTTTTTTCAAGATAATTGGTTATTGCATCGCTAAGATCAATGTTCGTTGCCTGCACAATATTGATTTTCATACAAGTATATATTTATTGGCCGTAGTTTAATTACGATACCCTTAGTATATCACAGCAGTATTTACACTATTCCCCACCTCGTCCGCCACACTCTGAGTTATGTGATAACGGACCACCTGCACTATCCCGCACTATCTTTGATCAATGACAGTGTGCAGAGATAATACTTACCAACACAGATAAACAAACGTTATACACCTCGTCTTTTAAAATGCGTAGGTAATACGATCTTCTGGAGCACATTCCCGGTCATTGCCACCATAACATCGTCTTTCGTTACTCCTTCCGAAAGATTTAGTAATGCGTCCAAGCTGTACAAGGTAAAGAGGTATCGATGGCGCTCTCCGACAGGAGGGCACGGACCGTAATATCCGATATTCCCGGACGTACCTACCCCCAATGTACCGTCTGGATCTTGGCCTTCAGGTATATCAGTTGTCTCCGGCAGTATGTCAAACACTATCCA from Candidatus Paceibacterota bacterium includes the following:
- a CDS encoding YbhB/YbcL family Raf kinase inhibitor-like protein, whose translation is MNDLERNGLTLSSTAFEEGKDLPVKYTCDGDNISPPLTISGVDEEARSLVLTMDDPDAPTGVFDHWIVFDILPETTDIPEGQDPDGTLGVGTSGNIGYYGPCPPVGERHRYLFTLYSLDALLNLSEGVTKDDVMVAMTGNVLQKIVLPTHFKRRGV